The genomic stretch AAACGGTTACAGAACTGCGTGAAGAAGCGCTGGCGGAACTCCCCAAAGCCAGAAAATCCAATCAGACCATTGTTTTCGAGATGGGGCACGCCTCTGTGGCAGAACACGCGGTTTTCAATTTTGACATCATCGGAATTTCCCGTCTGCTCACGGAAACGCTTGAAACTCTGCGCTTTGCCTCGTTCACCGAAAAATCCCAACGCTACGTGACTTTTTCCCGGGATTATCTGATTCCGGCTGAACTTGAAGCCCCGGAACACGCGGAGCTGAAGGTTTTTTACCTGGAAGTGATGGATGCTCTCTTTGCCGAATATGAAGCCAGTTTTTTGGCTTTGAAAGAATATCGTTCCAAAGGATTCCCGGATTTCTCAAAACGTGACCTTGAAGGCATGGCAAAGGAAGACGCACGCTACATCCTGCCGCTTTCCACCAAAACCCAGCTTGGCATGACCATCAATGCCCGCAGTTTGGAAAATCTGTTGCGCCGCCTCGCTGAAAGCCCGCTTCTGGAAGCTCATGAACTCCATAAAACTCTGCTTCCACAGGCAAAAAAGGTTTGCCCATCTCTCGTGCGTTATGTGGAACCTGAGTTTTTTCCCGGTGGCTTGCCCATTCCCAGGGAGTTAATGGATTTCGAAACTCCGGATGATGATTTTTGGGGACAAATGATTGACCAAACCAATAATTCGGACAATATGGTTTTGGCCAGTCTATTTTATGAAAACAGCCGCAGCAGTTGGGGAAAATGCCTCAAATATGTGAATAACTTATCTGATGACGAAAGGGAAAAACTCTGGCAGCAATTTTTCCAAGGAATCCGGCCTTGGAGCAAGATGCCGCGTGCTTTTGAGATGGTGGATTTTCATTTTGAACTGAGAATGAGCGAAAGCTGTTGGGCTCAGTTTAAGCGCCACCGCGTTGGCACCATAATTCGTCAAAAAATTCCAGGTGTCCGCACCTGCATTATGCCTGATATCATTTCCAGAATCGGAAGAGAAAGCCAATGGACTCAACTACTTGGCAAGAATACGAAACTAAAAAAACAGCTTTCCACCCTTAATCCCGATCTTGCCCGCTATGCCAGCCTGAACGGTGACCCAGTTTGGGTGCTGGTAAAGATGAACCTGCGTGAGTTTTATCATCTTATTCGGCTTCGTTGCGACGAACACGCTCAATGGGAAATTCGGGATCTCGCAGGCGAAATGGCGAATCAATTGCGCACCAAGGCTCCAATGGCAACAGCTTTCCTTTGTGGCAAAAGCGATTTTGATGCCGTGGAAAATTTGCGGAACCAAAAGAATTGACAGATTTCAGGGTTTGAAATTTCATGTATGAAAGTCTTTGCGTCCCTGTAGCTCAGCTGGATAGAGTGGCACCCTCCGAAGGTGAAGGTCAGGCGTTCGAATCGCCTCAGGGACGCCATCCATTCTCAAATCATGGCATCTGATGTAGCCATAACCATCGAAAACCTTGCCAAGCAAATTGGCAGCAAGGTCATTTTCTCATCCCTTGATCTTGGTATTCATCTTGGTGATAAAATTGGCGTTGTGGGCATAAATGGCTGTGGCAAAAGCACTTTGCTAAAAGTTTTGGCAGAGGTGATAGAGCCCAGTTCAGGCGCGGTTGTGGTTCGTGGCGGCCAAAAAATCGCCTATCTGGCTCAGGAAGCCATTTTAACCGATGATGTGAGCGTTCTGGACTATATCCAGCCCCCGCAAGCTTTAAAGCCGGAAAGTGACGAAGAATACCGCTACAAAGCCATACTGACAGTTTTGGGAATCACGGATTTTGAAAAACCACTTTCCCTGCTTTCAGGCGGCCAGCGCCGCAAAGCCGATCTGGCCAGGGTTTTGGTTTCTGAGCCGGACATCCTGGTGTTGGACGAACCCACAAACCACCTGGATCTGGATGCCATCGAATGGCTGCAGGATTATCTGGCTCAAAGCAAAAAAACCGTCATTTTCGTTACCCACGACCGCTATTTTCTTGACGCCGTCTGCAACAGAATTCTGGAAATTGACCAAGGTCGCTGCCACATCTACGAAGGAAATTATTCCGAGTTTGTGCGGGGAAAACTACTCCGCGACACTGATTTTCGCCGCAAGGAAACCAGACGCCAGGCACAACTGAAAAAAGAACTGGACTGGCTGAATCGCGGCGCCAGGGCGCGTGCCACCAAACCCAAAAACCATGTTGACCGCGTGCGCGAACTGCTTTCCAAGAGC from Candidatus Cloacimonadota bacterium encodes the following:
- the thyX gene encoding FAD-dependent thymidylate synthase; amino-acid sequence: MKVTLAGYNIDNSLIQKLDNEAATPEVISAAYARISRSEKTVTELREEALAELPKARKSNQTIVFEMGHASVAEHAVFNFDIIGISRLLTETLETLRFASFTEKSQRYVTFSRDYLIPAELEAPEHAELKVFYLEVMDALFAEYEASFLALKEYRSKGFPDFSKRDLEGMAKEDARYILPLSTKTQLGMTINARSLENLLRRLAESPLLEAHELHKTLLPQAKKVCPSLVRYVEPEFFPGGLPIPRELMDFETPDDDFWGQMIDQTNNSDNMVLASLFYENSRSSWGKCLKYVNNLSDDEREKLWQQFFQGIRPWSKMPRAFEMVDFHFELRMSESCWAQFKRHRVGTIIRQKIPGVRTCIMPDIISRIGRESQWTQLLGKNTKLKKQLSTLNPDLARYASLNGDPVWVLVKMNLREFYHLIRLRCDEHAQWEIRDLAGEMANQLRTKAPMATAFLCGKSDFDAVENLRNQKN